TTCAAGAAGCTGAAGCCGGAAAAGTGAGGTTGGGTGGCTGTTGTATCATAGAAGGCGGTCCGGAATACCACTGCAAGGATTGTAGCAATGAATGGAACCGGGAGCAGGTGCTTGACACCGCATATGACCAGATCAAAGGGCTCAAAGCATCAGTAGGTGGATACTTCAGCGGTTATTATCATGTAACTATTGATTTGACAAATCTTAAAACTACGTGGCTGTTCAACGAGGGCGGTTCTGAAGAAACCAGTACAAGATCCATTCGAACAAAAATAGCAGAAGAATTTATTAAGTGTTTAAAAGAGATTGATTTGTTAAACTGGAAAGCAAAATACGTAGAACCCGGAATCTGTGACGGGACCCAATGGGGCATTGAAATAATTACTGGCGGGAGAACCATCAGAAAATATGGTAGCAATAAGTTTCCGGAAGAATGGAAGCAATTCTGCAAGATGATTAAAAGAATAACCGGAAAGGAATTCAGGTGAAAGTGATGAAAGCCTTTCAGATAAAAATCGAATTAATTGATTCCGAACCGCTAATATGGAGAAGGGTAGTTATCCCGGCGGATGTTACCTTCAGACGCCTGCATGACACAATACAATTTTCAATGGGTTGGCTGGATTATCATCTTTATGAGTTTGAGTTCCCGCAGGAGAAACTCAGAATTACTAATGACGAAGAATCCTATGAGGAATTCAAATTTTACTTTGCCAAGTATAAAAACAAAAAGCCAACAAAAAAGGAAGACCCTCATGGCATTATAGTGAATATTTCGGTGCGGCGGAGCCGCTAGGTTAATGAATGAGAGCCACGTTGTTAATGATTTTGAGCCATGATGTTAATAGGGAGAGCCACCTCGATATGAGGCAGCTCTTTAGTAGTGTAATTATACCTGAAGCCCTTTCTTCTTTCGCATGGAATCTTCTCCATCAATGAGTATGTGGTACGAGTTGTGCACTATTCGGTCAAGGATCGCATCGGCCATGGTATGTTCGTTGATTTTCTCGTGCCATCCCTCCGGTGAGAATTGGGAGATGAAGATTGTTGAGGCATTTTGATGGCGCGCCTCGATGATTTCAAGCAAGTCGCGGGATTCGGTCATTGTGAGCGGAACGAGTAACCACTCATCAATGATCAATAGGCGAACTTTCTTGTACTGAGCGATCACCTTCTTATATGTTCCGTCTCCCCGGGCAATCGCAAGATCGGTCAGAAGCTCTGGCAAACGGATGTACTTGGTGGCCAGAAAATTTCGGCAGGCTGAAATGCCGAGTGCGCAGCCAATATACGTTTTTCCAGCACCGGATGCCCCCATAAGGATGACATTATGTTTC
The genomic region above belongs to Effusibacillus lacus and contains:
- a CDS encoding plasmid pRiA4b ORF-3 family protein, which translates into the protein MKAFQIKIELIDSEPLIWRRVVIPADVTFRRLHDTIQFSMGWLDYHLYEFEFPQEKLRITNDEESYEEFKFYFAKYKNKKPTKKEDPHGIIVNISVRRSR
- the istB gene encoding IS21-like element helper ATPase IstB; this encodes MLNETTMNKLISMRLSVMAESLREQMQTPSYATLSFEERLGLLVDAEWARRKNNQLDRLIKKATFRYPNACVEDIEYHADRKLDQVQILRLSTGNFIHEKHNVILMGASGAGKTYIGCALGISACRNFLATKYIRLPELLTDLAIARGDGTYKKVIAQYKKVRLLIIDEWLLVPLTMTESRDLLEIIEARHQNASTIFISQFSPEGWHEKINEHTMADAILDRIVHNSYHILIDGEDSMRKKKGLQV